In the Tenuifilum sp. 4138str genome, GAGCCATCTTGGCTTTTTATTGATGAAATTACCATAAAGTAAAAAGCTTATGCCATGCGTAAATTATTGATATTGGTTCTGGTGTTAGCGGTTTTCATATCGTGCAGCAAGAATAGCGATGTAAACATTATACCCAAGCCCGTAAATCTTAAACAGGCCGAGGGCAATTTTTCCATTAGCGACAAAACGATAGTTAGAGCCGATAGCGCCGATAGTGTTGCTGTAAATAATGCAATTTCCCTTGTTGAACTGCTGAACCAAAAAGGGGTAGGCTGTAATTTTAAGCCTGAAGTAGGAGTTGATTCCACCAGTAGCATTGTTTTTACTACAAAGGGTTGCCCCGATAGCTTGGGTGCTGATGGCTACATGTTGAGTATTGGACCCGAGCTTATCATCATTAATGCAAATGGGGCTGCTGGTTTTTTCTATGCCATACAAACCCTCAGGCAACTGATGCCCGCCAATTTCGAAAAAAACGATTTCAGGCAAAAATCGGTAACAGTACCTTGTCTTAATGTTATTGATAAGCCGCGTTTCCCCTGGCGGGGGCTTAACCTTGACTGTTGCCGTCATTTTATGTCCAAAGATTTTGTGAAGCGCTACATCGACCTGTTGGCATACCATAAAATGAACGTACTGCACTGGCACATCACCGAAGATCAGGGCTGGCGAATAGAGATAAAGAAGTACCCTAAATTAACTGAGGTTGGGGCTTGGCGGACCAATGCCGATGGAACGGTTTACGGGGGTTTCTATACCCAAGATGACATTCGCGAGGTGGTTTCATACGCCGCAAAACGCCATGTGACGGTAGTTCCTGAAATTGAGATGCCCGGGCATTCAGTGGCCGCTTTGGCGTCATACCCGAACCTTTCTTGTACAGGAGAGCCATTAAAGGTTGAAACCAGCTGGGGCGTTTTTAAGGATATTTACTGTGCCGGGAACGATTCTACCTTCATCTTTTTACAGGACGTTCTTACTGAGGTTGTGGAACTCTTTCCTTCGCCATACATTCATATCGGCGGCGATGAGGCGCCTAAGTATCGTTGGGAGAACTGCCCAAAATGCAATGCAAGGCTTCATAATGTGAAATTAAATAGCTACGAGGAGCTACAGCGTTACTTCATTAGCCGAATAGCAAAATTTTTGGAGAGCAAAGGGAAAACCATTATTGGCTGGGATGAGATTCTGGAGGGGGGCAGGCCGCACAATGCTATGGTTCAGGCATGGCGTGGTATCGATAGGGCTACGGAAGCCCTGAACGCCAACGCACCGGTTATTGTGTCGCCAACAAGCCACTGTTACTTCGACTATCCCGTTGAGGTTACCAACCTGCAAAAGGTTTACAGCTTCGACCCCGTACCCGCTCAAGTCGATTCAGCAAAGGTTTCGCTGATTCTTGGTGGCGAGTGTAACATGTGGACAGAGTATGCCCCTCAGGAAACAGTCGATTCAAAGGTGTTCCCGCGTATGCTTGCCATTGCAGAGGTTTTGTGGACATATCCACAGGAACGAAACTACAACGAGTTTCTTAAACGGGTTCGTAACCATTATGCACGTTTAGAGGCTTTGGGCGTATCCTATGGTTTTGAGCAATCGGCTGTTGAGTTTAAATCAAGTATAGGTGATGATAAAAAGTCCATTTGTGTTGAGATGAATAAAGGGCAGGAAAATCTTATTATTCGATATACCACAAATGGAGATGAGCCAACCCAGAATAGCGCACGCTATCGTAAACCAATTGTTTTAACTTCGTCATCAATCTTAAAGGCTGCTGCATTTAACAATGGCAAACGGGTGGGTGATGTTTTTGAACGATCATTTGTGGTATCGAAAAGTTTAGGTAAACCCATAATGCTTGGTTTTGTTCCTGCCGAAAAGTATTTGGGCGGTAGTCGGCAGGCTCTTGTTGATGGCCGGCTGGGAACACCCAAGTATAACGATGGCATTTGGCAAGCCGTTCAGGGAAGCAATATGGAAGCTACCATTGACCTTGGTGCTAATCAGCGAATAAGTAGTATTTCTCTGGGCTTTTTACAAAATATTCCCTCATGGATATTCCTGCCCAAACGGGTAGATGTTTTTGTTTCAGGTGATAGTATATCCTTTGAGCCAATTGCCCAGATGCATTGTCCTGATAACATAACGCGCCAACCTCTTGTAGTTTATAGGTTTAATGCTTCTGCAGGAAAGGAAATCATGGGGCGTTACGTGCGTTTTGTTGCCCATAATCCAGGTCCCTGCCCTGAGTGGCATCCAGCATCGGGTTCACCTACCTGGATTTTTGCCGATGAGGTTGTGGTGGAATAAAAAAGCGGTTAATCCTATTTCCGGAAATACTGACTCTAAATGGTAGTTTGAAGCTAATTTAGTTCCGAGTGAAAAACTCTGCAAGCCACCCATCTTATTAACATAAGGGGATAAATACCATTAATGCTTTCTTCATTCCTCTTAGAGAATATGTTGAGTAGGGGTTTTACTAATTCTTAAAACTTAAGCAGGGCAGTAGAGATTTTAAAAATAAAAAAGGGGTGTCATGCCTTGACACCCCACATGGTTGGCTAAAACTCTATCTCGTTATCGTGTTTATCAAAGAAATGGTACTCCAGAAAATGGTACGACGACATGGGTAATAGGTTAATGGCGCACTTAAACCTCAAAGCCCACATAAACCGTTTAGAAAAGAATCCCTTTTTTATGTAAGCAGCAATGTAAGGGTGTAGCTTAATGGTAACGGAGCGATACTTTTTGCTTGCGCATATCAGCGAAAGCTGGTTCTCAATTTGTTCATCGAGCAGGATTGTGGCTGTAACCTTTCCGCTTCCGTTACAGGCAGGGCACTTCTCGCTGGTGTCGATGTGCATTTCGGGCCGAACCCGTTGGCGGGTAATTTGCATGAGCCCGAACTTTGTTAGCGGCAGAATATTGTGCTTGGCACGGTCGCGGCTCATGAGCTCCTTCATGCGCTCGTACACCATCTGCTTGTTCTCGTTGCTATGCATGTCGATAAAATCGACAACAATAATACCGCCCATATCGCGCAACCTGAGTTGCCGGGCAATCTCGTCGGTTGCGGCCAGGTTAACCTCAAGGGCGTTTGTTTCCTGATCGTTCGACGATTTGGAGCGGTTACCGCTGTTCACATCAATCACATGAAGCGCCTCAGTGTGTTCAATAATAAGATATGCTCCGCTTTTAATTGAAACCGTTCGGCCAAAGAGCGATTTAATTTGCTTTTCAACGCCAAACTGGTCAAATATGGGCACATTCCCGTTGTAAAGCTTTACAATTTTTTCCTTTTCGGGCGCAATGCTCTCAATGTATTCGCGTATTTCTTCGTAAACATTCTCGTCGTTCACATGAATGCTGTTGAACGATCCGTTAAGCATATCCCTCAGGATAGCCGAGGTGCGTTTGATTTCACTGGTAAGCAGAACCGGATAACCCGGATTCTTAAGTTTTTCAACGGTGATTTCCCACCTTTTAATTAAGCTGCGCAACTCTGCATCGAGTACTGCAACCTTTTTGCCCTCGGCGGCAGTGCGGACAATAACCCCAAAATTCTTTGGAATAATACTTTCCATTAACCTTTTTAGTCGCTTGCGCTCCTCTGGGGAAGTAATTTTTTGCGAAATTGAAACCTTGTCGTTAAAGGGCACAAGAACGATATTCCGGCCGGCAATTGATATTTCAGAGGTGAGTCTTGGCCCTTTGGTTGAAATGGGCTCCTTGGCAATTTGCACCATTATCGGTTGCCCAGGGTTAAGCACATCGGTTATTTTCCCACCCTTATCAATGTCGGGAAGCATCCCATACTTTGAAATGGGAATGGTTTTGTTTTTCCGCGAGTAGTGATCCTGAACGAACTTCTGGAGTGTTTTAAACTGTGGCCCAAGGTCGAGGTAGTGAAGGAATGCGTCCTTTTCGTAGCCCACATCTACAAAGGCTGCATTCAACCCGGGCATAATTTTTTTTACTTTACCGAGATAGATGTCGCCAACCGAGAACTGAACGTTGCTCCGCTCCTTGTTGAGCTCCACCAGCTGCTTGTTTTCGAGCAGGGCAATCGCAACTTCAGTGTCACGAACATCGATGATTAGCTCGGTATTCACTTTTTAGGTGTATTTTTTGGTTAGCGATTAAACAATGCAACCTAAAGCACCTTGAGGCACTTTAGGTTGCTTATGTCACCATGCTGATTAGCAAATGGTTATCTATTTTTCTTTTTATGGCGGTTCTTACGTAGGCGTTTTTTACGCTTGTGGGTTGCCATCTTGTGTCTTTTTCTTTTCTTTCCGCTTGGCATTGTGGTAAATTTTGATTGTTAGTACTAAACTATTTCTTTACGTGGTTCTTAACCTTGTTTACGAACGATTTTGAAGGTTTGAAGGCAGGAATGAAGTGTTCAGGAATAATGATAGTGGTGTTCTTTGAGATGTTACGAGCGGTTTTTTTGGCACGCTTTTTAACTATAAAGCTGCCGAAACCACGCAGGTAAACATTCTTCTCCTTTACCAAGGAATCCTTTACGGCTTCCATGAAAGCCTCAACGGTTTTCTGAACTGCTACTTTCTCGATTCCAGTACTCTTGGAAATCTCGTTTACGATATCAGCCTTTGTCATTTCTTTTGAAAATCTTTAGTTATCAATAAATTACACAATCACTTTCAAATTTGGATTGCAAATATACATGTTTTGTATCGATATTTAAAATGGTTAAGGTTAATTTTGACAAGATTTTTTTTTCTTTTGATTTGATAGCATGGATTTTAGCTCAATACTTTTGAAGTGGTATCAGGCCAATGCGCGCGATTTGCCGTGGCGTAATACCACCAACCCTTACTATATTTGGGTGTCGGAGGTTATACTCCAGCAAACCAGAGTTGTGCAGGGCATTTCGTATTACTACCGCTTTATTGAGCGTTTCCCAACCATTCAATCGCTTGCCGATGCCGATATTGATGATGTGATGAAGGTCTGGCAGGGCTTAGGCTACTACACAAGAGCACGCAACCTTAAGGCAGGGGCAATTCAGGTTTTGGAGCAGTATGATGGCAGGTTGCCAACAACCTGTAAGGAACTTTTAAAGATTAAAGGGTTAGGTGCTTACTCGGCTGCGGCTATTGCATCGTTTGCATTTGGCGAGGCTGTCCCTGCAGTTGATGGCAATGTTTACCGAATTCTATCCCGTATTTTTGGAATATTTACGCCTATCGATTCCATAAGTGGCAAAAAGGAGTTTTTTGCTTTAGCAAATGAGCTCATCTCCAGGTCTGAACCCGGGCGGTTCAACCAGGCTTTGATTGATTTTGGTGCACTGCAGTGTACCCCAAAATCGCCACGCTGCCCAGAGTGCCCTTTTGCCGACTACTGCTATGCATTTCAAAATAACCTGATTGCTGCACTCCCGGTAAAGGGTAAAAAGAAACCACCCACTGACCGATTCTTTTACTACTTCATGGTAAAGCACCAAGGGTATTCCTACATCAAAAGGCGCGAGCAAAAGGATATTTGGCACTCGCTGTACGAGTTTCCCATGCTTGAAACCTCGGCTGCACTGAAACCCGACGAATTGATTGCAATGTTAAATAACCTAAGTTTCTTATCGGGCTCCAAGGTGAAAGTGTTGAATATCTCACAACCCATCCGTCATGTATTGAGCCATCGGACTATCTGGGCAACCTTTTTAATACTTGAGGTTGATAAACCTAACTATGTGCTTGCCGAAGAGTACGTAAGGGTTCCAATTGACAACATTAACAATTACTCCTTGCCAAGACTGATTGATGCATACATGGCTGCTGAGCCTGCAGTAAAATATTTTTCTGCAAAAAAATAATTGCATTGTTGCATTATTTTTTTTAAATTGGATTGGTAATAAACCTTAACCAAAAATTAGTAACGATGTCAGTAAACAAAGTAATCCTGGTAGGAAACGTAGGCAAAGACCCTGAGGTTCGTCACCTTGAAGGTGGAGTATCCGTTGCCCGTTTCCCATTGGCAACCAATGAAACCTATACCGATAAGTCAGGTAAAAAGGTAACCCAAACCGAGTGGCACAACATTGTTGTATGGCGTGGCTTAGCCGACATTGCTGAAAAGTACATAAAAGCCGGAAAGCTTTTGTATGTGGAAGGACGTATTCGCAGTTCCTCATATGAGGATAAGGATGGTAACAAACGTTACACAACCGAGATCCTCTGCGATAACTTCCGTTTCCTTGGGCCAAATACTGGTCAGGGTGAAAAAGCACAATCCTACGCTGAGGAAAAGAGCGAGAGTGCAATGGCAAGCGATACCGAAATCACAACCCCTCTACCCGACGACGATTTACCTTTCTAGTATAAAAGCGAACTCCGGCAAAGCCGGAGTTCATTATTTTTTTACCAAGGTTATAGGAAATCTATTTTGTAGCCTCATCCATTATTAGCTGTGCCAACTCGTTAGCCTTACTGGGCGATTTGGCTTCGGCATAAATTCGAATAATAGGCTCGGTGTTCGATTTGCGCATGTGTACCCAACCCTCTGCAAAGTCGATGCGCAAACCGTCGATGGTATTTATTTGCTCATTCGAAAATTTGGCCATGAGACGTTCAAGAACCGCATCGGGATTTAACCCCTGTCTGAGCTCCAGCTTGTTTTTTGAAATGAAGTAGTTAGGGTATTGCTGTCGAATCTCCGAACACTTTTTACCGCTTTTTGCAAGCAGAGTGAGGAATAATGCAATACCCACAAGGGCATCGCGACCGTAGTGCAGCTCAGGTAGTATAACCCCACCATTACCCTCGCCACCAATAACAGCGTTTACCTCTTTCATTTTGGTAACCACGTTTACCTCGCCTACCGCGGAGGCAAAGTATTCCTTGCCGTATTTAAGGGTGATATCGCGCAGGGCGGCAGTGCTTGACAGGTTCGATACCGTGTTACCGGGTTTCTGGCTAAGTACATAATCGGCACAAGCAACAAGGGTGTACTCCTCGCCAAACATAGTGCCATCCTCATTAATAATGGCAAGCCTATCCACATCGGGGTCTACCACAAAGCCCACATCGGCTTTGCGTTCCTTTATCACCTGTGATATCTCTGTTAAATGTTCGGGAAGCGGCTCGGGGTTGTGCGGAAAATCGCCAGTGGGGTCGGTATACAGCTCAATGATATCCTTTACACCTAAGGCTTTTAGTAGCCGTGGTAGCGCTATTCCGCCAACAGAGTTGACACAGTCAATTGCAACCCTAAAGTTTGCTTTGCCAATAGCATCAATATCAACGTATTTAAGGTTGATAATGTGCTCAATGTGTTCGTCTATGTAGGAATACTCTTCGTTGGTTACGCCAAGGTTGTCGATATCGGCAAATGAAAAGTTTTCGCTATCTGCTATTTCAAGAACTTTTCTGCCATCGGTGTCCGAAAGGAATTCGCCTTTCTCGTTTAGTAGCTTGAGGGCGTTCCACTGACGGGGATTGTGGCTAGCAGTTAGAATAATTCCCCCATCGGTTTTCTCATGTATTACCGCCATTTCAACAGTGGGCGTTGTGGCAAGTCCAAGGTTAAGTATATCTACTCCACATCCCATGAGTGTTCCAACTACCAAATTGTTAACCATCTCGCCTGAAATGCGCGCATCGCGACCTACTACAACCCTGCAACGCTTACCATTATTACGTTGTTTCAACCACTCGGCATATGCCGATATGAACCTGACAATATCAATAGGGGTAAGGTTTTCACCAACTCCACCGCCTATAGTTCCGCGTATTCCTGATATCGATTTAATGAGAGCCATTTTGGTTTGAATTTGTAGCGCAAAGTTAGAAAAATAGTTGTATGTAGGGGGGATATCTTACCTTACTTGTGTTTTGCTAAAATATGTTATGCTTGCGTTATTTGTTTTGCTTGGTTTTGAAGAGCAGTCAAAAAATAATTAAATTTGGGAATAGCATGTATTTGAGTTAGCCATGGGCCGATTAAAAGTAATTATTCTGTTAATTCTTCTATTTTCAAATGGGCTTTTTGCCCAAAAGGTGAGCCTGGTTTTAAGCGGTGGCGGAGCAAAGGGGTTAGCCCACATTGGGGTTATTAAAGCTCTGGAGGAAAACGGAATTCCAATCGATAACGTTTCGGGTACTTCGATGGGTGCCATAATTGGCGGCCTTTATGCCATGGGTTATTCCCCCGATGAGATGGTTGAAAAGTTTAAAACACGCGACTTTTACAACTGGAGCAAGGGTATAATAGGGGAATCGCTCAAGTACAACATTAACGATTTCTCGTTAACCGATGCCGAAAATCTTAGTGTTGGGCTTATGCTCACATCAAAGGGCATAAAGCCCAAGGTTGCATCGAGTTTCATCCCCACCGTTGGGATGGATATTGCCTTTGATGAACTTTTTGCTCAGGGTACTGCCGTTTCAGGGGGCGATTTCAATAACCTTTTTGTGCCCTTTAGGTGCAACGCCTCCGTTGTGGTTAGTAAAAAAATTGTTTATTTCCGAAATGGCGACTTAGGTAGAAGCATTAGGACTTCAATGACTTTTCCGCTTTACTTTAAGCCTATTTATGTTGATAGTTTACTACTTTTCGATGGGGGAATCTATAACAACTTCATGTGGCCTGAGGCCTTAAAGGAGTTTTCGCCCGATTTCATTATTGGTAGCAAGGTGGCTAACGACTCTAAAAGCCCCTCGGACGACGACCCCTTTGAGCAGCTCGAGGCTATGATTGTAGGTATGACCAACTATGATATTCCCGATTCTATAGGGATTGTTATTGACACCCGATTGTCAAACGTTAGCCTTTTAGATTTTGAAAGGGTTGATGAGATTGTTGGTTTAGGGTACCAATCTGCAATTAACCTAATGGATAGTATTAAGGCTAAGGTTTACCGTAGGGTCCCCCTCGATAGCCTTACCCATGCCCGCAAAAAGTTTCGTGAAAAACTTCCACCATTATACATATCGCAAATAAGCGTTTTGGGGTTGAATCCTAAGCAGCAAAAGTATATCGACAAGGTGTTAATAAACAAGTTCAGCATTATTACCTTTGATAGGTTTAAGGTTAACTACTACCGGTTAATGTCCGATAAAGTGTTTACTCGTCTTCAACCCCAGTTCGTTTACGATAGGAATAGCGGACTTTTTGATGTGAAAATGCAAGCCACGCTTAACCGGTACCCCAGTCTTGGTTTAGGTCTGAGCCTTTCATCAGATATTGGCAATGAGGGCTTTTTTTCCGTTACCCACAACTGGTTAACCAGGACATCGAATACCCTGTACGGCAATATTTATTTCGGAAAATTTCACAGTAGCGCAAGGCTAACAGCCATGAAAACCTTCCCGTCGCGAATACCAATCTCGCTGGTTTCGACCCTTGTAGCCAACCGTTACGATTACCATAGCGGTAATCCGGTTCCTTTTTTTGAGGATGTGAAACCTGCCTATGCCATTCAGGAAGAGACCTTTGCCACTATCGCATTGCGCTTTAGCCATACAAGTGCGCTGAACACATCAATGTTTATAACGAGTGGTGAAAAGCTGGATGAGTATTACCAAACCGAAAACTACTACTCATTCGATATTCCCGATAAAACCCGTTTCCGGTTCTTGAAGGGTGGAATTAGGCTGGAAAAAAATACCCTGAACCATAAGCAGTATGCCAATCGGGGGCGACATCAGCTAGTATCGTTATCGGGGTACTACGGACACCAAATTCATAAACCCGGTACAACTGCCATGCAACTGTCGGAATTTGACGATTATCAATCGTTTATCACTGCATACCTTCACAATGAGAGTTACCATAGGATATTTGGACAGATTTTCTGGCTTGGCCTTTACCTGGACGGTTACTGGTCGTCGCAACGATTTTTCGATAATTACTGGGCAACAATTCTATCAATGAACCAGTTCTCGCCAACCCCGCATTCGCGAATATTGTTTTTAAAGGAGCTTCGTTCAAACAAGTATGTTGCTTTGGGTTTATCGCCGATTGTTGATTTTGGCAGTAATGTGAGTTTCCGATTCGATGCTTTTGTTTATCAGCCTTATAAAGCCATATTGGCCGATAGCAATGGTTTAGCCTACTACGGCGATGCCTTTAAAAGCAGGGAGTATTTGATGTCGGCCTCGGTAATTTATAATTCTCCGGTAGGCCCAGTAACAATATCGGTATCGCATTACCCCAGAAACAAGGGCAAAAATTTCTTTTTTAATTTGTCGTTTGGATACTCGTTGTTTAACCCAAGGGTTTTTGATAACTAACGGTTTGCCTCGAGCAGGTTGCGCATTTTCTGGATTAGCACTTCAATCTGGAAAGGTTTGCTGATGTAATCGTCCATTCCGGCGGCTAAACATTCTTCCCGGTCGCCCATGAGTGCATTAGCAGTTATGGCAATAATAGGGGTGTGCGAGTTTGTGCTTGCCTCAATTTCCCGAATCTTTTTAGCTGCCGTGTAGCCATTCATGATTGGCATTTGAACATCCATCAGTATGATATCGTACTTGCTGGTCCCAAATTTATCCAATGCCTCTTTGCCGTTTACTGCTACATCAATATTTTTAACCAGCTTTTTAAGGCTAAGTAATACAATCTTCTGGTTAATTAGGTTGTCCTCAACCAGCAAAACATTAGCGTTTTCTAAGCTTACATCCGATGTGGGCAACTTCTCAGCCTTGCTAATTTCAGAAGTTACGGGTACGGTTTCATCAACACCTTTCCCCTTGCCCTCAGGTTGTTGGATTTCTTCTTTTAGCGATGTGGGAACTTTAAGTAGCCTGATGTTGAAGTTTATTTGTGATTCCTGCGATGTTAGCTTAACATTTAGTTTGCCCCCATTTTCACGAATAAGCTTGGCTGCAATTTTTAGGTCGAGCATCTCAATAAATACCTGGTTACTCAGTGCGGTTGAGCTATCGGCTAGGGTAGTTGACGATACACCATCGGCATGGTGCAGGAGTAATGGGGTGTTTGTTTTGATTTCAGTATAAATGTCAATTCCATCGCCGGCTTCCTGCATTTTATTGATCTTAATATCAAGTATTACCTTTTGGCTACTTTTGTTTTTAATGATACTCTCCACAATGTTTAGGAAAATCTGCTTTAGCTTAACGGGGTCGCCAAGTAGGTTTTTGGGAAGGCGCTCGTCATACTTAAAGGAAAAACTAACAGTGCCCGATTGGGTTGAAAAGAGGCGGAATGTGTTGTTTACCGTATTTTGAAGGTCGAATGGCACGAGTACATCGGAGTCTTTTGGCATCTCGCTTATGGATAGGTCAATCATACTGTTCAGGGTGCTCATAAGGTTATTTGATGAAGCTTGAATGGTATCAATCATATCCTTGAGCTTCTCTTCCTGAATTTGGTTTGACAGTATGTTTGAAATTATGACAATGTTATTGAGCGGTGTTCTTATGTCGTGCGAAAGCTTGGCAAGATTCTCGGTTCGTTTTTTTATGTCATTTTGAAGTTCAATGCTTTTTCTTTCCAACTCTTGTAATTGTTTAGTTCTGATGAACCAAAGCAGCGATAGAGCGGTTAGGTAAACAATAAATCCAACGCTAATGAAATAACGGTTTTCATAAAAAATATTTTCGTTGGGTAAGCCAATAAAAGGTAGGATAAAAAGAACTATGGTGAGTAATGCTGTAAATACTACAAGTATCACCGATGCTTTATTGAATGTAGTAGAGCTAAAAAACATCAGGGGTAATAACATTGTAACTGCAAGCAGCATAAGGTTGTTTGAACCCAGAAGTATATTAACCAAAATTCCTATAGCAAAAATGTAAGAAATGCCAAGCCCAATACTGCCAAAGCGGTTTGAGCGGTAAAGCATAAAAAGTAAAACCAGAGCTACGAAAAATGTAGAAAAATTAAGGATTGAAACAGGTATAGATGATTTAAGCGATGCAATGGCTAGGATTATGAAAATGAGCAGTGAAGGAATAGCAATAAGGTTAAGCTGTATAATCTTATCGGCAAAATCTTTCGATTTGTTTGTTTCAACACCAAACGATAAAACCTCTATGAGTTTATTGGCTATTTTCATCTGAAATGATTTTTCAATTAAATCAACAATCCAAATATAGCAATATTTTGAATTAATAGGCTAATATAATTCAGTTCAAGTTTTCACAAAAATTCGAAAAGCCAAACTTTGAGAGATTGGTAGCGGTGTTAAAAGAACACCTTGTGGATTACGTTTAAAATGGCAAGGCCTCCTAGGGTGAAAATTACAGCACCCGAAATTTTATTGATCCACCAGAGTTGCTTTAGCCTAAAGTGCCTGCGAAAGTAGTTTACGGTAGATGTAAGTATATACCACCAGAGAGCACCGCCAAGGAA is a window encoding:
- a CDS encoding glycoside hydrolase family 20 protein produces the protein MRKLLILVLVLAVFISCSKNSDVNIIPKPVNLKQAEGNFSISDKTIVRADSADSVAVNNAISLVELLNQKGVGCNFKPEVGVDSTSSIVFTTKGCPDSLGADGYMLSIGPELIIINANGAAGFFYAIQTLRQLMPANFEKNDFRQKSVTVPCLNVIDKPRFPWRGLNLDCCRHFMSKDFVKRYIDLLAYHKMNVLHWHITEDQGWRIEIKKYPKLTEVGAWRTNADGTVYGGFYTQDDIREVVSYAAKRHVTVVPEIEMPGHSVAALASYPNLSCTGEPLKVETSWGVFKDIYCAGNDSTFIFLQDVLTEVVELFPSPYIHIGGDEAPKYRWENCPKCNARLHNVKLNSYEELQRYFISRIAKFLESKGKTIIGWDEILEGGRPHNAMVQAWRGIDRATEALNANAPVIVSPTSHCYFDYPVEVTNLQKVYSFDPVPAQVDSAKVSLILGGECNMWTEYAPQETVDSKVFPRMLAIAEVLWTYPQERNYNEFLKRVRNHYARLEALGVSYGFEQSAVEFKSSIGDDKKSICVEMNKGQENLIIRYTTNGDEPTQNSARYRKPIVLTSSSILKAAAFNNGKRVGDVFERSFVVSKSLGKPIMLGFVPAEKYLGGSRQALVDGRLGTPKYNDGIWQAVQGSNMEATIDLGANQRISSISLGFLQNIPSWIFLPKRVDVFVSGDSISFEPIAQMHCPDNITRQPLVVYRFNASAGKEIMGRYVRFVAHNPGPCPEWHPASGSPTWIFADEVVVE
- a CDS encoding Rne/Rng family ribonuclease, with translation MNTELIIDVRDTEVAIALLENKQLVELNKERSNVQFSVGDIYLGKVKKIMPGLNAAFVDVGYEKDAFLHYLDLGPQFKTLQKFVQDHYSRKNKTIPISKYGMLPDIDKGGKITDVLNPGQPIMVQIAKEPISTKGPRLTSEISIAGRNIVLVPFNDKVSISQKITSPEERKRLKRLMESIIPKNFGVIVRTAAEGKKVAVLDAELRSLIKRWEITVEKLKNPGYPVLLTSEIKRTSAILRDMLNGSFNSIHVNDENVYEEIREYIESIAPEKEKIVKLYNGNVPIFDQFGVEKQIKSLFGRTVSIKSGAYLIIEHTEALHVIDVNSGNRSKSSNDQETNALEVNLAATDEIARQLRLRDMGGIIVVDFIDMHSNENKQMVYERMKELMSRDRAKHNILPLTKFGLMQITRQRVRPEMHIDTSEKCPACNGSGKVTATILLDEQIENQLSLICASKKYRSVTIKLHPYIAAYIKKGFFSKRFMWALRFKCAINLLPMSSYHFLEYHFFDKHDNEIEF
- a CDS encoding HU family DNA-binding protein, which translates into the protein MTKADIVNEISKSTGIEKVAVQKTVEAFMEAVKDSLVKEKNVYLRGFGSFIVKKRAKKTARNISKNTTIIIPEHFIPAFKPSKSFVNKVKNHVKK
- the mutY gene encoding A/G-specific adenine glycosylase, with protein sequence MDFSSILLKWYQANARDLPWRNTTNPYYIWVSEVILQQTRVVQGISYYYRFIERFPTIQSLADADIDDVMKVWQGLGYYTRARNLKAGAIQVLEQYDGRLPTTCKELLKIKGLGAYSAAAIASFAFGEAVPAVDGNVYRILSRIFGIFTPIDSISGKKEFFALANELISRSEPGRFNQALIDFGALQCTPKSPRCPECPFADYCYAFQNNLIAALPVKGKKKPPTDRFFYYFMVKHQGYSYIKRREQKDIWHSLYEFPMLETSAALKPDELIAMLNNLSFLSGSKVKVLNISQPIRHVLSHRTIWATFLILEVDKPNYVLAEEYVRVPIDNINNYSLPRLIDAYMAAEPAVKYFSAKK
- a CDS encoding single-stranded DNA-binding protein, coding for MSVNKVILVGNVGKDPEVRHLEGGVSVARFPLATNETYTDKSGKKVTQTEWHNIVVWRGLADIAEKYIKAGKLLYVEGRIRSSSYEDKDGNKRYTTEILCDNFRFLGPNTGQGEKAQSYAEEKSESAMASDTEITTPLPDDDLPF
- the glmM gene encoding phosphoglucosamine mutase, translated to MALIKSISGIRGTIGGGVGENLTPIDIVRFISAYAEWLKQRNNGKRCRVVVGRDARISGEMVNNLVVGTLMGCGVDILNLGLATTPTVEMAVIHEKTDGGIILTASHNPRQWNALKLLNEKGEFLSDTDGRKVLEIADSENFSFADIDNLGVTNEEYSYIDEHIEHIINLKYVDIDAIGKANFRVAIDCVNSVGGIALPRLLKALGVKDIIELYTDPTGDFPHNPEPLPEHLTEISQVIKERKADVGFVVDPDVDRLAIINEDGTMFGEEYTLVACADYVLSQKPGNTVSNLSSTAALRDITLKYGKEYFASAVGEVNVVTKMKEVNAVIGGEGNGGVILPELHYGRDALVGIALFLTLLAKSGKKCSEIRQQYPNYFISKNKLELRQGLNPDAVLERLMAKFSNEQINTIDGLRIDFAEGWVHMRKSNTEPIIRIYAEAKSPSKANELAQLIMDEATK
- a CDS encoding patatin-like phospholipase family protein, which gives rise to MGRLKVIILLILLFSNGLFAQKVSLVLSGGGAKGLAHIGVIKALEENGIPIDNVSGTSMGAIIGGLYAMGYSPDEMVEKFKTRDFYNWSKGIIGESLKYNINDFSLTDAENLSVGLMLTSKGIKPKVASSFIPTVGMDIAFDELFAQGTAVSGGDFNNLFVPFRCNASVVVSKKIVYFRNGDLGRSIRTSMTFPLYFKPIYVDSLLLFDGGIYNNFMWPEALKEFSPDFIIGSKVANDSKSPSDDDPFEQLEAMIVGMTNYDIPDSIGIVIDTRLSNVSLLDFERVDEIVGLGYQSAINLMDSIKAKVYRRVPLDSLTHARKKFREKLPPLYISQISVLGLNPKQQKYIDKVLINKFSIITFDRFKVNYYRLMSDKVFTRLQPQFVYDRNSGLFDVKMQATLNRYPSLGLGLSLSSDIGNEGFFSVTHNWLTRTSNTLYGNIYFGKFHSSARLTAMKTFPSRIPISLVSTLVANRYDYHSGNPVPFFEDVKPAYAIQEETFATIALRFSHTSALNTSMFITSGEKLDEYYQTENYYSFDIPDKTRFRFLKGGIRLEKNTLNHKQYANRGRHQLVSLSGYYGHQIHKPGTTAMQLSEFDDYQSFITAYLHNESYHRIFGQIFWLGLYLDGYWSSQRFFDNYWATILSMNQFSPTPHSRILFLKELRSNKYVALGLSPIVDFGSNVSFRFDAFVYQPYKAILADSNGLAYYGDAFKSREYLMSASVIYNSPVGPVTISVSHYPRNKGKNFFFNLSFGYSLFNPRVFDN